Proteins from a single region of Chryseobacterium sp. T16E-39:
- a CDS encoding ABC transporter permease subunit, protein MKDKMLLFLYEWKHVSRQPAVWLLLFFFFAIGGYSIYSGNVLTIKKIKAIQEAKKESAKDFHNTLLAFTDTLTVEKKQQAENAGNPYVIDYRYPRIGYDQPYPLAGLATGIKDITPVTEKVNYYTDYASVDREMTNPSILFEGRLDLVYVNLYLIPLLIIVLVYNMISSEKETGISTLLIVQGGTLRRILLIRLLTRLMIVFFAALLINALGILLSPSGLPSFQDVFLWFFLLFSYCVFWISLCFVIISMDRNSVSNLFSCIALWIFFLFLLPIVINKVAQMKHPSDLKLLDLEEKDRLISDEVWAMRPKIVVDSFYKNFPRYKSAYTLSDTLNNQNDAFFSGYYCIKQRRMKAIIDSLWKGDVHANETAHDLIKYNPVQNTEHLFTLLARTSRADYIGYKQGIKDFQHVWQISFYDKVFSMKNGKRILSSFSPEELSKLPVFKTKYHEVKISEFVYETVILWIISWVCFTGGLVLIRRFKQ, encoded by the coding sequence ATGAAGGATAAGATGTTGTTGTTTTTATACGAGTGGAAACATGTTTCACGGCAACCGGCTGTATGGCTGCTGCTATTTTTCTTCTTTGCTATTGGAGGCTATTCGATCTATTCCGGTAATGTACTGACGATAAAAAAAATAAAGGCTATTCAAGAAGCAAAAAAAGAATCGGCCAAAGACTTTCACAATACACTATTAGCTTTTACAGACACTTTAACTGTTGAGAAAAAACAACAGGCAGAAAATGCGGGAAACCCTTATGTAATCGATTACAGATATCCGCGTATTGGTTATGACCAGCCTTATCCACTGGCTGGTCTGGCTACTGGAATAAAAGACATCACTCCAGTTACAGAGAAAGTTAATTATTACACGGATTATGCTTCTGTTGACAGAGAAATGACAAATCCTTCCATACTCTTTGAGGGGCGTTTAGATCTTGTATATGTCAATTTATATTTAATTCCGCTGTTGATTATTGTTTTGGTTTACAATATGATCTCTTCTGAAAAGGAAACAGGAATTAGTACCCTATTAATAGTTCAGGGCGGAACATTAAGGCGTATACTGCTTATAAGACTGCTGACACGTTTAATGATTGTTTTCTTTGCGGCTTTATTAATTAATGCCTTAGGGATATTGCTGTCTCCATCGGGACTTCCATCATTTCAGGATGTATTTCTTTGGTTTTTCTTATTGTTTTCCTATTGTGTGTTTTGGATCTCCCTTTGCTTTGTAATCATTTCAATGGATAGAAACAGTGTATCCAATCTATTCTCGTGTATAGCATTGTGGATTTTCTTTCTGTTTCTATTACCTATTGTTATTAATAAGGTAGCACAGATGAAGCATCCATCGGATCTTAAGCTCCTTGATCTTGAAGAAAAAGACCGGTTAATAAGCGATGAGGTTTGGGCGATGAGACCTAAAATCGTGGTCGATAGCTTCTATAAGAATTTTCCAAGATATAAATCGGCTTATACTCTCTCAGATACACTTAATAATCAAAATGATGCTTTTTTTTCGGGCTATTACTGTATTAAACAGAGACGGATGAAAGCTATTATCGATTCTTTGTGGAAGGGAGATGTACATGCTAACGAAACTGCTCATGATTTAATCAAATATAATCCTGTTCAAAATACAGAACACCTGTTTACTCTTTTAGCAAGAACGAGCCGAGCCGATTATATAGGATATAAACAAGGTATTAAGGATTTTCAGCATGTATGGCAAATTAGTTTTTACGACAAGGTTTTTTCTATGAAAAATGGCAAAAGAATATTGTCTTCATTTTCACCTGAAGAATTGTCTAAGCTGCCTGTATTCAAAACTAAATATCATGAAGTTAAAATATCAGAGTTCGTATATGAAACCGTGATTTTATGGATCATAAGTTGGGTATGTTTTACGGGCGGACTTGTATTAATTAGAAGATTTAAACAATAA
- a CDS encoding DUF3526 domain-containing protein, with the protein MTDLKITFLVAKHEFREFLENGLKVSVLFYILILLGVWASNYAQLNATSIKNNQAKEIIDREWKDQNRNNHSAAHWGTFLFKPVSYLSLLESGTSIYSENYYRVEAHKRPQIHSYRLPDLEAFMRRPDLNTAFFFQWLMPLFIIGLGFSSISSEREKGFLKLLSVQGASFGQLITGKFIALYAAILIFTVPPFVVITTGLFFENEPVGHLVRAICWFGVYAVYFFIVSGVVLLISALSRSSWSSLMGSITLWILCVLLVPKFSSSAADGKYPLPSYHEFEHNVKTGFDRGLGNDGTYTSRSEAYLKKHLSWFNVSRIDQLPENIHFALDLIQAEAYENKVNRFYSKQVEEKFEKQQQFMEYIGIINPFIAVRQLSMAFAGTDVYHHIDFFNHAELYRNDIMNRLNKRELGLAISRKDKGSNREFYHSLPDFEYKYPSVGSVIMHHLMPILSLMVWIIVLILSFRFIIKHNYFLRYEG; encoded by the coding sequence ATGACTGATTTAAAAATAACATTTTTAGTAGCAAAGCATGAGTTTAGGGAATTTCTTGAAAATGGACTTAAAGTATCCGTACTGTTTTACATTCTTATTTTACTCGGAGTTTGGGCCAGCAATTATGCACAGCTCAATGCGACATCAATTAAAAATAATCAGGCTAAAGAAATTATAGACCGGGAATGGAAAGACCAAAATCGCAATAACCATAGTGCGGCACATTGGGGAACTTTTCTTTTCAAACCTGTGAGTTATCTTTCTCTCCTGGAATCAGGAACAAGCATTTATTCCGAAAATTATTACAGAGTCGAAGCACACAAGCGCCCACAAATACATTCTTACAGGTTGCCGGATCTTGAAGCTTTTATGAGGAGACCTGATCTGAATACTGCATTTTTTTTCCAGTGGCTCATGCCATTATTTATTATTGGTTTGGGATTTTCATCAATCTCTTCTGAAAGGGAAAAAGGTTTTTTGAAATTACTGTCCGTACAGGGAGCCTCTTTTGGACAGCTGATCACAGGGAAGTTTATTGCTCTTTATGCAGCCATCCTGATATTTACAGTTCCTCCCTTTGTGGTGATCACTACAGGATTGTTTTTTGAAAATGAACCTGTTGGTCATTTGGTAAGAGCCATTTGTTGGTTTGGGGTATATGCTGTTTACTTTTTTATTGTATCCGGAGTTGTTCTGTTGATATCTGCACTCAGCCGCTCTTCCTGGTCTTCTTTAATGGGTAGTATTACGTTATGGATACTTTGTGTCCTTCTGGTCCCGAAATTCAGCAGTTCGGCAGCAGACGGTAAATACCCGTTACCCTCTTATCATGAATTTGAGCATAATGTAAAAACAGGATTTGATAGAGGACTTGGTAATGATGGTACTTATACGTCAAGGTCTGAAGCTTATTTGAAAAAACACTTGAGCTGGTTCAATGTCAGCCGGATCGATCAGTTACCAGAAAACATCCATTTTGCACTTGATCTTATACAAGCCGAAGCTTATGAAAATAAAGTGAACCGTTTTTATTCCAAACAGGTTGAAGAAAAGTTTGAGAAGCAACAGCAGTTTATGGAATATATAGGAATCATTAATCCGTTTATTGCCGTACGTCAATTATCTATGGCTTTTGCCGGAACGGATGTATATCATCATATTGATTTTTTTAATCATGCAGAATTGTACAGAAATGATATAATGAACAGGCTTAATAAAAGAGAATTAGGACTTGCTATTTCCAGGAAAGATAAGGGAAGCAATCGCGAGTTCTATCACAGTCTTCCGGATTTTGAATATAAGTATCCATCCGTTGGATCAGTTATAATGCACCATTTAATGCCAATATTATCGTTGATGGTCTGGATCATAGTATTGATTTTGTCCTTTAGGTTTATTATCAAGCATAATTATTTTTTGAGATATGAAGGATAA
- a CDS encoding ABC transporter ATP-binding protein produces MIKIADTSKSYNGKEAVKRLSLSVAEGEIYGLLGPNGAGKSTTLNMLLGFLKPDTGATYLNDVDTSTDAKEARKITGYIPENVNLYPYLTGIENLYYFCKLAGKNYSPEELSDILTACGLQEDSHHKKTGAYSKGMRQKVGIAIAYAKKAKVYLLDEPASGLDPLASNELSALLKRLAEEGAAILMASHDIFRVRETCSRIGILKNGVLVKEMNTSGITANELEKIYLDYMQG; encoded by the coding sequence ATGATAAAGATAGCAGACACCAGTAAATCGTATAATGGTAAAGAGGCCGTGAAAAGACTTTCTTTATCAGTCGCTGAAGGGGAAATATATGGATTGCTCGGGCCAAACGGAGCGGGAAAATCAACAACATTGAATATGCTTCTGGGATTTTTAAAACCGGATACCGGAGCTACATATCTTAACGATGTGGATACAAGTACTGATGCAAAAGAGGCAAGGAAAATAACAGGATATATTCCTGAAAATGTAAATCTTTATCCTTATTTAACCGGTATTGAGAATCTTTATTATTTCTGCAAGCTTGCCGGAAAGAATTACAGCCCCGAAGAACTTTCTGATATTCTTACTGCTTGCGGGCTGCAAGAGGATTCACATCACAAGAAAACGGGGGCGTATTCTAAGGGAATGAGACAAAAGGTAGGCATTGCTATAGCCTATGCGAAAAAAGCAAAAGTATATTTATTAGATGAACCTGCCAGTGGCCTGGATCCTTTGGCTAGTAATGAACTTTCTGCTTTGCTTAAAAGACTGGCCGAAGAAGGAGCTGCGATACTGATGGCTTCGCATGATATTTTCAGAGTAAGAGAGACCTGTAGCCGGATTGGAATCCTTAAAAATGGAGTACTGGTTAAGGAGATGAATACTTCCGGAATCACCGCAAATGAATTGGAAAAAATATACCTTGATTATATGCAGGGCTAG
- a CDS encoding deoxyguanosinetriphosphate triphosphohydrolase yields the protein MNLNQIFTNQRTGNNPHTIASRTDFQRDFDRIIFSAAFRRLQNKTQVFPLPGSVFVHNRLTHSLEVSSVGRSLGSIIGEFISESFSGDLTEDSKNFYLHNLGNVIAAACLCHDVGNPAFGHSGEDAIASYFERNEKDLKPKFSEKEWADLVNFEGNANAIRVLAHQQQGKDEGGIQLTLTTLASIAKYPCEAIARQKGIIHRKKFGFFQNEKDIFLEIAEKTNLISESNEPHIFKRHPFVWLVEAADDICYNIIDMEDAHRLGIVSTADCENLFLELIKSESQDTKRVEQKLTSISNDNERISYLRAKVINALINKSIETYKENFQTILQGNLDKALLDIFKSNNKTLQDIETFSIAKIYNHKAVVEIENAGYNVMYELLDHFIPSVLKSKDERKSYDKMALKLLPNQFLYEDGTDYQKVLGVIDFVSGMTDNFATDLYRKIKGIDIGMTV from the coding sequence ATGAATTTAAATCAGATTTTTACCAATCAGCGTACCGGAAATAATCCACATACTATAGCATCCAGAACCGATTTTCAGAGGGATTTTGACAGAATTATCTTTTCAGCCGCCTTTAGGAGATTGCAAAATAAAACACAGGTGTTTCCACTACCGGGAAGTGTCTTTGTTCATAACCGTCTGACTCATTCATTGGAAGTTTCATCAGTAGGGAGAAGTTTGGGAAGTATTATTGGGGAATTCATTTCTGAGAGTTTCAGCGGTGATCTTACTGAGGATTCTAAAAATTTCTATCTGCATAATTTAGGAAACGTAATTGCGGCTGCCTGTTTATGTCATGATGTGGGTAATCCTGCATTCGGGCATTCCGGAGAAGATGCTATTGCAAGCTATTTTGAAAGGAATGAGAAAGATTTAAAGCCGAAGTTCTCAGAGAAAGAATGGGCAGATCTTGTGAATTTTGAAGGTAATGCTAATGCCATTAGAGTTTTAGCGCATCAACAGCAGGGGAAAGATGAAGGAGGGATTCAGCTTACTTTAACAACTTTGGCGAGTATTGCAAAATATCCTTGTGAAGCTATTGCCAGACAAAAAGGAATTATTCACAGGAAAAAGTTTGGCTTCTTTCAGAATGAAAAAGATATTTTTTTAGAAATAGCTGAGAAAACAAATTTGATTTCTGAGAGCAATGAACCTCATATTTTCAAGAGGCATCCATTTGTATGGTTGGTGGAAGCTGCGGATGATATCTGCTATAATATTATTGATATGGAAGATGCCCACCGATTAGGAATTGTTTCGACTGCCGACTGTGAGAATCTTTTTCTTGAATTAATAAAATCCGAAAGTCAGGATACTAAAAGAGTAGAGCAGAAGCTTACCTCTATTTCAAATGATAATGAAAGGATTTCTTATTTACGGGCAAAAGTGATTAATGCATTGATCAATAAATCAATTGAGACCTATAAAGAGAATTTTCAAACCATTCTTCAGGGGAATCTGGATAAGGCTTTGCTGGACATCTTTAAATCAAATAATAAAACATTGCAGGATATAGAGACTTTCTCTATTGCAAAAATCTACAACCATAAAGCCGTTGTAGAAATTGAAAATGCGGGATATAATGTAATGTACGAACTACTAGATCATTTTATTCCTTCGGTTTTAAAATCAAAAGATGAAAGGAAATCATATGATAAAATGGCTTTGAAGCTTCTTCCCAATCAGTTTTTATATGAGGATGGAACGGATTACCAGAAAGTACTTGGAGTTATTGATTTTGTTTCCGGAATGACCGATAATTTTGCTACTGATCTTTACCGCAAAATAAAAGGAATTGATATAGGGATGACGGTGTAG
- a CDS encoding DNA-formamidopyrimidine glycosylase family protein, whose translation MPEGPSILIMKESLQEFTGKKITEARGNAKFEKEPLVGKILLEIKTFGKQTYLVFDTISVRIHLLMFGSYSINEQTKPDKSLRLALRFKTGGMYFYTCSVKIVDPEFLNTIDWEADVMSNEWNPRKAEKKLKTNPQMMVCDALMNQDIFSGVGNIIKNEVLFRIGVQPESLIGNLPPKKLKELIQEARNYSFEFLKWKKEFTLKKHWQVHTKSTCPKCGLKLIKKQTGLGKRRSFYCEKDQKLY comes from the coding sequence ATGCCAGAAGGTCCATCTATACTCATCATGAAAGAAAGTTTGCAGGAATTCACAGGCAAAAAAATTACTGAAGCCCGGGGAAATGCCAAATTTGAAAAAGAACCTCTTGTAGGAAAAATCCTTTTGGAGATTAAAACCTTTGGAAAACAAACCTATCTCGTTTTTGATACAATAAGTGTACGCATTCATCTGCTCATGTTTGGATCTTATAGCATCAATGAACAGACAAAACCAGATAAAAGTCTGCGTCTTGCCCTGCGGTTTAAAACCGGGGGAATGTATTTCTATACCTGCTCTGTAAAAATTGTAGATCCTGAATTTTTAAATACCATTGATTGGGAGGCAGATGTGATGAGTAATGAATGGAATCCTAGAAAAGCAGAAAAGAAACTGAAAACCAATCCACAAATGATGGTTTGTGATGCTTTAATGAACCAGGATATCTTTTCAGGAGTCGGAAATATTATTAAGAATGAAGTCCTTTTCAGAATTGGTGTACAGCCGGAAAGTCTGATTGGAAATCTTCCACCCAAAAAGCTCAAAGAACTTATTCAGGAAGCACGGAATTATAGTTTTGAGTTTTTAAAGTGGAAAAAAGAATTTACCCTGAAAAAACATTGGCAGGTTCATACCAAAAGCACCTGTCCGAAATGCGGACTTAAACTTATAAAGAAGCAAACCGGACTTGGAAAAAGACGTAGTTTCTATTGTGAAAAAGACCAAAAACTTTATTAA
- a CDS encoding LytR/AlgR family response regulator transcription factor — translation MNCIIIDDEPLARAEMNSLINEISKIDILGEFSNAPSALDFIKNNAVDLVFLDIEMPLMTGLEFVERLPKRTLIIFTTAYSQYALKSYELEAVDYLLKPIDKQRLKKAIEKAVLYTELLSTGTIKNTVESNTADFLFIKSERRFYKIGFADIKYIEGLKDYVVIHTQNQKLITAMNLKTIHQKISSDSFIRVSKSYVVNIDYIDSFDNHNIYIGDSVIPIGEVYKSDFFSKFAGGLLNTDT, via the coding sequence ATGAATTGTATTATTATAGATGACGAACCTTTAGCGAGGGCAGAAATGAATTCTTTAATTAATGAAATTTCAAAAATTGATATTCTTGGAGAATTTTCTAATGCACCGTCGGCACTGGATTTTATTAAAAACAATGCAGTTGATTTGGTATTTTTAGATATAGAGATGCCGCTGATGACCGGACTGGAATTTGTAGAAAGGCTGCCGAAGCGTACTTTGATCATTTTTACAACCGCATATTCACAATATGCTTTAAAGAGTTACGAATTGGAGGCGGTGGATTATTTATTAAAACCGATAGATAAACAAAGATTAAAGAAAGCGATTGAGAAAGCTGTTCTGTACACTGAACTTTTATCAACCGGAACCATAAAAAATACGGTGGAATCTAATACCGCAGATTTTTTATTTATTAAATCAGAACGGAGATTTTATAAAATAGGCTTTGCAGATATCAAATATATAGAAGGTCTGAAAGATTATGTAGTCATCCACACTCAAAATCAAAAACTGATTACAGCAATGAATCTCAAAACGATCCATCAGAAAATTTCATCCGATTCTTTTATACGCGTGAGTAAATCGTACGTTGTCAATATCGATTATATTGATTCATTTGATAATCACAATATTTATATTGGAGATTCCGTAATTCCTATTGGGGAAGTCTACAAATCAGATTTTTTTTCAAAGTTTGCAGGAGGTTTACTGAACACGGATACTTAA
- a CDS encoding sensor histidine kinase, whose product MKYSSQELKNVLVIDFLVEDRYKFWRHLVFLLFFFGLLYNASFWHMFAEDYQFYVLCYIYVCLLIMVYVNIYILVPLFFFKTRYITYLILLIILGVAGLKVIGYGFNHYFLQYRIVDAPKNNKGSLYEGVMMCIPIILTTTTVKLLQKWTKDNRRIVELSNLTLNMELNELRNQMNPHFLFNMLNNVKALIRTDPEKASTVIVKLSEFLRYQLYENGEEKTLLVSEIDFLSNFLNLEKIRRENFSFEIESTTDKRLLNSTFIPPNLFTSFVENAVKHSVDISGKPSWVKITVEIENQKLHFVCCNSQNPDFPISNRSYSGLGLANIRRRLELLYNDTHHLNITSTEKEYTIDLIIPI is encoded by the coding sequence ATGAAATACAGTTCACAAGAGTTGAAAAATGTTTTGGTTATCGATTTTCTGGTAGAAGATCGATATAAATTCTGGAGGCATTTGGTTTTCCTGTTATTCTTTTTTGGATTACTATACAATGCGAGTTTCTGGCATATGTTTGCTGAGGACTACCAGTTTTATGTTTTATGTTATATTTATGTCTGCCTGTTAATTATGGTATATGTCAATATTTACATTTTGGTTCCTTTATTCTTCTTTAAAACCCGTTATATAACCTATTTAATTTTGTTGATTATACTCGGGGTAGCTGGATTGAAAGTGATTGGGTATGGGTTTAATCATTATTTTTTACAATACAGAATCGTTGATGCACCTAAGAATAATAAGGGCAGCCTTTATGAGGGAGTAATGATGTGTATTCCTATTATACTGACGACCACGACAGTAAAGCTCCTTCAGAAATGGACGAAAGATAACAGGAGAATTGTGGAGCTCAGTAATCTTACATTGAATATGGAATTGAATGAGCTTCGCAACCAGATGAATCCTCATTTTTTATTCAATATGCTGAATAATGTGAAGGCTTTAATAAGAACTGATCCTGAAAAAGCATCTACAGTTATTGTAAAATTATCAGAGTTTTTAAGATATCAGCTGTATGAAAATGGTGAAGAAAAGACCCTGTTGGTTTCGGAGATTGACTTTTTGTCAAACTTTCTTAATCTTGAAAAAATAAGACGGGAAAATTTTTCGTTTGAAATTGAGAGTACTACGGACAAGCGGCTTTTAAACAGTACATTTATTCCGCCTAATTTATTTACTTCTTTTGTAGAAAATGCAGTAAAACATAGTGTAGATATTAGTGGCAAACCGTCCTGGGTTAAAATAACCGTTGAAATTGAGAACCAGAAACTTCATTTTGTCTGCTGTAATTCTCAAAATCCTGATTTTCCTATTTCTAATAGAAGCTATAGTGGGCTAGGGCTAGCCAATATAAGGCGGAGGTTAGAACTTTTGTATAATGATACCCATCATTTAAATATAACCTCTACCGAAAAAGAATATACCATTGATTTAATTATTCCCATATGA